In Polaromonas sp. JS666, one genomic interval encodes:
- a CDS encoding AraC family transcriptional regulator, whose amino-acid sequence MARNTRLQFMPVDDTDNFTPSRQRPVRVRARAMPVDTHFQPHSHAWAQLAYCATGVVQVTAEQGGNAGGEITYIVPPSRAVWIAPGARHHVTVLEAAELRTLYIDASVTPGGWEGCRVMVVSPLLRESIHALDTSSGPPLTAAREQLLSALVLDEITHADTQALGVPLPHPQTGDKRLRALCTAVLGAPSERATLAEWAAEIGASERTVARLFRDELGMSYQQWRQQAVLAHALPLLARGTPVSLVAAASGYASDSAFSAMFKSAMGQTPSHFQSK is encoded by the coding sequence GTGGCCCGTAACACCCGCCTTCAGTTCATGCCGGTGGACGACACCGATAACTTCACGCCCAGCCGGCAGCGCCCCGTGCGCGTGCGTGCCCGCGCCATGCCGGTCGACACGCACTTTCAGCCGCACTCCCATGCCTGGGCACAACTGGCCTATTGCGCCACCGGTGTCGTGCAGGTCACGGCCGAGCAAGGTGGCAACGCCGGCGGCGAGATCACCTACATCGTGCCGCCGTCGCGCGCGGTCTGGATTGCCCCCGGTGCGCGGCATCACGTCACGGTGCTGGAAGCCGCCGAGCTGCGCACGCTCTACATCGATGCGAGCGTCACGCCCGGAGGCTGGGAAGGTTGCCGCGTCATGGTGGTGTCGCCCTTGCTGCGGGAGTCGATTCATGCGCTGGACACATCCTCCGGCCCGCCCCTGACCGCGGCGCGCGAACAGTTGCTCAGCGCCCTGGTGCTTGACGAGATCACCCATGCCGACACCCAGGCGCTGGGCGTGCCGCTGCCGCATCCGCAAACCGGTGACAAGCGGCTGCGCGCGCTGTGCACGGCCGTTTTGGGTGCCCCCTCGGAACGCGCGACGCTGGCGGAATGGGCCGCCGAAATTGGCGCCAGCGAGCGCACGGTGGCGCGCCTCTTTCGCGACGAACTGGGCATGAGCTACCAGCAGTGGCGCCAGCAGGCCGTCCTGGCGCACGCCCTGCCCTTGCTGGCGCGCGGCACACCGGTGAGCCTGGTAGCCGCTGCCAGTGGCTATGCAAGTGACAGTGCGTTTTCAGCGATGTTCAAATCCGCGATGGGTCAGACCCCTAGCCACTTTCAAAGCAAGTAG
- a CDS encoding ExeA family protein, producing MYMPFFGLTQAPFSLAPDPRLLFMSDRHREALAHLLYGLGGGGGFVLLTGEIGTGKTTVCRCFLEQIPAHCNVAYIFNPKLTVTELLQSICDEFHVTVPQKELLPLTVKDYLDPLNTFLLQAHAAGQNNVLIIDEAQNLSAEVLEQLRLLTNLETSERKLLQIVLIGQPELRTMLQRPELEQLAQRVIARFHLDALTEAETAQYILHRLEVSGLNRALPFDRKALKRIHQRARGVPRRINLLCDRALLGAFAGGQATVNRGIVNKAADEVFDPPVRASSLTWRWQRSLALVGLSVAAGAGLLATARLATQTPQAPHAPEIAAVATPTDAAAPAAVAASGPVMAAAAADATLAPPTPPAPPAQPPILLRDEGQAWRELAQAWKLTPGEGDPCQALQREQVRCFSSNTSLALIRQLGRPGIVKLDSQSGSPSYALLTALTDDSATLRAGGIEQTVTLAALAARWQGDFSTLWRSPAGYGGRPLDSQSGPVVEWVAARLTAVDGTAQAGRPVLDASLRARLRTFQLAQGLPTDGRLGPLTFMQLNRTAGVDEPRLRTGP from the coding sequence ATGTACATGCCATTTTTCGGCCTGACACAGGCGCCGTTTTCGCTCGCTCCGGACCCGCGTCTGCTGTTTATGAGCGACCGGCATCGCGAAGCGCTGGCGCACCTGCTGTACGGGCTGGGTGGCGGAGGTGGCTTTGTGCTGCTGACCGGCGAGATCGGCACTGGCAAGACCACGGTGTGCCGCTGCTTTCTGGAGCAGATTCCGGCCCACTGCAACGTCGCCTACATCTTCAATCCCAAGCTCACGGTAACCGAGCTGCTGCAGTCGATCTGCGACGAGTTCCATGTCACGGTGCCGCAAAAAGAGCTGCTGCCGCTCACGGTCAAGGATTACCTCGATCCGCTCAACACCTTCCTGCTGCAGGCCCATGCCGCCGGGCAGAACAACGTGCTGATCATTGACGAGGCGCAGAACCTGTCTGCCGAGGTGCTGGAGCAGCTGCGCCTGCTCACCAACCTGGAAACCAGCGAGCGCAAGCTGCTGCAGATCGTCCTGATCGGCCAGCCCGAGCTGCGCACCATGCTGCAGCGGCCCGAACTGGAGCAACTGGCTCAGCGCGTGATCGCACGCTTTCACCTCGACGCACTCACCGAGGCCGAGACGGCGCAGTACATCCTGCATCGCCTTGAAGTGTCCGGCCTGAATCGCGCGCTGCCGTTCGATCGCAAGGCCCTCAAACGCATCCACCAGCGCGCGCGCGGCGTGCCCCGCCGCATCAACCTGTTGTGCGACCGTGCTTTGCTGGGAGCCTTTGCGGGCGGCCAGGCCACGGTCAACCGCGGCATCGTCAACAAGGCGGCGGACGAGGTGTTTGACCCGCCGGTGCGCGCATCATCTTTAACATGGCGCTGGCAGCGCAGCCTTGCCCTGGTGGGCTTGAGTGTCGCCGCCGGCGCCGGGCTGCTCGCCACGGCCCGCCTTGCGACGCAGACGCCGCAAGCGCCGCATGCACCCGAGATCGCAGCAGTTGCCACGCCAACTGACGCAGCCGCACCCGCAGCGGTTGCGGCCTCCGGACCGGTGATGGCCGCTGCGGCAGCCGACGCAACCCTCGCCCCGCCCACGCCACCCGCGCCGCCCGCGCAGCCCCCCATCTTGCTGCGCGACGAAGGCCAGGCCTGGCGCGAACTGGCGCAGGCCTGGAAACTGACCCCCGGGGAGGGCGACCCCTGCCAGGCGCTGCAGCGCGAGCAGGTGCGGTGCTTCAGCAGCAACACCAGCCTGGCCCTGATCCGCCAGCTGGGCCGCCCCGGCATCGTCAAGCTCGACAGCCAAAGCGGCTCGCCTTCTTATGCCTTGCTCACCGCCCTGACAGACGACAGCGCCACCTTGCGCGCCGGGGGCATCGAGCAGACCGTCACACTGGCCGCGCTGGCCGCGCGCTGGCAAGGCGACTTTTCCACGCTCTGGCGTTCACCCGCCGGTTATGGAGGCCGCCCCCTTGATAGCCAGAGCGGCCCGGTGGTCGAATGGGTTGCGGCCCGGTTGACCGCAGTGGATGGCACGGCGCAGGCGGGCCGGCCCGTGCTGGATGCCTCGCTCAGAGCCCGCCTGCGCACTTTTCAATTGGCCCAGGGCCTGCCCACCGACGGCCGACTCGGGCCGTTAACTTTTATGCAGCTCAATCGCACGGCCGGCGTGGACGAGCCGC
- a CDS encoding efflux RND transporter permease subunit: MSPSSPFILRPVATSLLMVAIVLAGLVGFKFLPLSALPQVDYPTIQVQTLYPGASPEVMAQTVTAPLERQFGQMAGLQRMSSTSAAGVSIVTLQFGLGLTLDVAEQEVQAAINAGGSLLPADLPAPPVYAKVNPADAPVLTLAITSDTMPLTEVQNIVNTRLALKISQVSGVGLVTLSGGQRPAVRIQADTRALASYGLALDSLRTDISAANANGAKGSIDGPTRAYSINSNDQLLAAADYKNLIVAWRNGAAVRLSEVAQVVDSAENIKLGAWSGGDCPPLTASRPPPEGDNCLGAARRQLTPAIILNVQRQPGANVIATVDAIKARLPELQAGLPASMKVDVLSDRTTGIRASVLHVEIELLLAVLLVVLVIFVFLHSVRATVIASLAVPISLIGTCGAMYLLGYSLNNLSLMALTIATGFVVDDAIVMIENISRYIEQGEEPLAAAFKGARQIGFTIISLTVSLIAVLIPLLFMGDVVGRLFREFAVTLAITILISAVVSLTLVPMMSARWLRHLPAGEGSKTGARLQALTDRVIARYDRWLSWVLQRQGATLLVALATLLLTVLLYIVIPKGLFPTQDTGQLQARIETAQSVSYARMADLQQATARAILEDPDVDTLSSFIGVDAANNTMLHTGRMLINLKRERSGSQQATMDRLKERVGKIAGVTLYLQPTQDLTIDAETGPTQFRVSIEGADDATVVQWATKLAQRMQTLGSVRNVASDAGSSGAAAYITVDRDTASRLSITTSSIDDALYSAFGQRIVSTIFTETNQYRVILEAMPDQLTTPAALGNLQLKTGSGITTPLSAIATIAERPAPLQITHVAQYPATTLGFDTAPGVSLGKAVSEIKQAAKDIAMPASVSMTFLGAAGAYQSSLANQLWLILAAIVCVYIVLGVLYESYIHPLTILSTLPSAGVGALLALMISGSDLGVIGIIGIILLIGIVKKNAIMMIDFAIDAERNEGKSAQEAIHQAALLRFRPILMTTLAALFAALPLMLGWGEGAELRRPLGLAIFGGLIVSQMLTLFTTPVIYLAFDRMGRRFGRKKEILA, encoded by the coding sequence ATGAGCCCGTCAAGCCCCTTCATCCTCCGGCCGGTAGCCACCTCGCTGCTGATGGTGGCCATCGTGCTGGCGGGCCTGGTTGGCTTCAAGTTCCTGCCGCTGTCAGCCTTGCCGCAGGTCGATTACCCGACGATCCAGGTACAAACGCTCTACCCCGGCGCCAGCCCCGAAGTCATGGCGCAAACCGTGACGGCGCCGCTGGAGCGCCAGTTCGGCCAGATGGCCGGGCTGCAGCGCATGAGCTCGACCAGCGCCGCCGGCGTGTCCATCGTCACGCTGCAGTTTGGCCTGGGCCTCACGCTCGATGTGGCCGAGCAGGAGGTGCAGGCCGCCATCAACGCCGGGGGCTCGCTGCTGCCAGCCGACCTGCCCGCCCCACCGGTGTATGCCAAGGTCAACCCGGCGGATGCGCCGGTGCTCACGCTGGCCATCACCTCCGACACCATGCCGCTCACGGAGGTGCAGAACATTGTCAATACACGCCTGGCCCTGAAAATCAGCCAGGTCAGCGGCGTCGGCCTGGTGACGCTCAGCGGCGGGCAGCGCCCCGCCGTGCGCATCCAGGCGGACACCCGGGCGCTGGCCTCTTACGGGCTGGCGCTTGACTCGCTGCGCACCGACATCAGCGCCGCCAATGCCAACGGCGCCAAGGGCAGCATCGACGGTCCGACCCGCGCCTATTCCATCAACTCCAACGACCAGCTGCTGGCGGCGGCCGACTACAAGAACCTGATCGTTGCCTGGCGCAACGGCGCGGCCGTTCGCCTTTCTGAAGTGGCCCAGGTGGTTGACAGCGCCGAGAACATCAAGCTTGGCGCCTGGAGCGGTGGAGATTGCCCCCCCCTGACCGCTTCGCGTCCTCCCCCCGAAGGGGACAACTGCCTGGGGGCGGCCCGTCGGCAGTTAACACCAGCCATCATCCTGAACGTGCAGCGCCAGCCCGGCGCCAATGTCATCGCCACGGTTGATGCCATCAAGGCGCGCCTGCCCGAGTTGCAGGCCGGCTTGCCGGCGTCGATGAAGGTCGATGTGCTGAGTGACCGCACCACCGGCATACGCGCCTCGGTGCTGCATGTGGAGATTGAACTGCTGCTGGCCGTGCTGCTGGTGGTGCTGGTGATCTTTGTCTTTTTGCACAGCGTGCGCGCCACCGTGATTGCCAGCCTGGCCGTGCCGATCTCGCTGATCGGCACCTGCGGCGCCATGTACCTGCTGGGTTACAGCCTGAACAACCTCAGCCTGATGGCGCTGACGATTGCCACCGGTTTTGTGGTGGACGACGCCATCGTGATGATTGAAAACATCTCACGCTACATCGAGCAAGGTGAAGAGCCCCTGGCCGCCGCGTTCAAGGGCGCCAGGCAGATCGGTTTCACCATCATTTCGCTCACCGTCTCGCTGATTGCCGTGCTGATTCCGCTGCTCTTCATGGGCGACGTGGTGGGGCGGCTGTTCCGCGAGTTCGCGGTCACGCTGGCCATCACGATCCTGATCTCGGCGGTGGTCTCCCTCACGCTGGTTCCCATGATGTCGGCACGCTGGCTCAGGCACCTGCCTGCGGGCGAAGGCAGCAAGACAGGCGCGCGGCTGCAGGCCCTGACGGACCGCGTGATTGCGCGTTATGACCGCTGGCTGAGCTGGGTACTCCAGCGCCAGGGCGCCACCTTGCTCGTGGCGCTGGCCACGCTGCTGCTGACGGTGCTGCTCTATATCGTGATTCCCAAAGGCCTCTTTCCCACGCAGGACACCGGCCAGCTGCAGGCACGCATCGAAACCGCGCAGTCCGTCTCGTATGCCCGCATGGCCGATTTGCAGCAAGCGACGGCCAGGGCCATTCTGGAAGATCCCGATGTCGACACGCTGAGTTCCTTCATCGGCGTGGATGCCGCCAACAACACCATGCTGCACACCGGCCGCATGCTGATCAACCTCAAGCGCGAACGCAGCGGCAGCCAGCAGGCCACCATGGATCGCCTGAAGGAGCGCGTAGGCAAGATCGCGGGCGTGACGCTCTACCTGCAACCCACGCAGGACCTGACCATTGATGCCGAAACCGGCCCGACCCAGTTCCGCGTGTCCATCGAAGGTGCCGACGACGCCACGGTCGTGCAATGGGCCACCAAACTCGCGCAGCGCATGCAGACGCTTGGCAGCGTGCGCAATGTGGCGTCCGATGCCGGCTCCAGCGGTGCAGCGGCCTACATCACGGTAGACCGCGACACGGCGTCACGGCTGTCCATCACGACATCCTCCATCGACGACGCGCTGTACAGCGCCTTTGGCCAGCGCATAGTCTCCACGATTTTTACCGAGACCAACCAGTACCGCGTGATCCTCGAAGCCATGCCCGATCAGCTGACGACACCGGCCGCGCTCGGCAACCTGCAACTGAAAACAGGCTCAGGCATCACCACCCCGCTCTCGGCGATTGCCACCATTGCAGAGCGGCCCGCCCCCCTGCAAATTACCCACGTGGCCCAGTACCCCGCCACCACGCTGGGCTTTGACACGGCCCCGGGTGTTTCGCTGGGCAAGGCCGTGAGCGAGATCAAACAGGCAGCCAAAGACATCGCCATGCCGGCCAGCGTGAGCATGACCTTCCTGGGCGCGGCCGGCGCCTACCAATCGTCCCTGGCCAACCAACTCTGGCTGATCCTGGCGGCGATCGTCTGCGTCTACATCGTGCTGGGCGTGCTCTATGAAAGCTACATCCACCCGCTGACCATTCTGTCCACCCTGCCCTCCGCCGGCGTCGGCGCATTGCTGGCGCTGATGATCAGCGGCTCCGACCTGGGGGTGATTGGCATCATCGGCATCATTTTGCTAATCGGCATTGTGAAAAAGAACGCCATCATGATGATCGACTTTGCGATTGACGCCGAGCGCAACGAAGGCAAGTCAGCGCAGGAGGCGATCCACCAGGCGGCCCTGCTGCGCTTTCGCCCCATCCTCATGACGACGCTGGCGGCGCTCTTTGCGGCCCTGCCGCTGATGCTGGGCTGGGGCGAAGGCGCCGAGCTGCGGCGGCCGCTGGGCCTCGCGATCTTCGGCGGCCTGATCGTGAGCCAGATGCTGACGCTGTTCACCACGCCGGTGATTTACCTGGCGTTTGATCGGATGGGGCGCAGGTTTGGACGCAAGAAGGAGATTCTTGCGTGA
- a CDS encoding MFS transporter codes for MNTSSTANVAGAAATATTPATAVSLRQDASIIGLVGTAHLISHFSQLLLAPLFPWLKEEFSVSYAELGFLMTIFFVVSCAVQALSGFAVDRFGPRPVLFGGLSLLGIAALGYSISTSYWMLAGFAVIAGVGNGVFHPVDYTLINRKVSPSRLGHAYSVHGITGSLGWALAPALVVTLTFAWSWRVALVAAGLLVFAVMGALLLNRDKLTLDVTPPGKGGAGPDNSLSFLRIPAVWMCFAFFFWYAIVLSVVQAFAPEAARYLHGVPLALVAMCLTIYMVCSAGGMVLGGFLAAEPARCERIVGIGFGAAAVVALLLALGSFAAWMVPVLFGAMGFASGIAAPSRDLLVKRSTPDNASGRVYGVVYAGLDIGQAVAPLIFGVMMDHGQYRGVLLGLALVQAVLIANAFNVRKVRRTALANA; via the coding sequence ATGAATACTTCAAGCACTGCGAACGTGGCTGGTGCTGCAGCCACTGCCACTACTCCGGCCACCGCTGTTTCGCTGCGGCAGGACGCCAGCATCATTGGCCTGGTCGGCACCGCCCACCTGATCAGCCACTTCAGCCAGCTGTTGCTGGCGCCCCTGTTTCCCTGGCTCAAGGAGGAATTCAGCGTCAGCTACGCGGAACTGGGTTTTTTGATGACGATCTTTTTCGTCGTCTCGTGCGCGGTGCAGGCTCTGTCGGGCTTTGCGGTGGACCGTTTTGGCCCGCGCCCCGTTCTGTTTGGCGGGCTAAGCCTGCTCGGCATCGCCGCCCTGGGCTATTCCATCAGCACCAGCTACTGGATGCTGGCCGGATTTGCCGTGATCGCCGGTGTGGGCAACGGCGTGTTTCATCCGGTGGACTACACGCTGATCAACCGCAAGGTGAGCCCATCGCGCTTGGGCCACGCCTACAGTGTGCACGGCATCACCGGCAGCCTGGGCTGGGCGCTGGCGCCGGCGCTGGTGGTCACGCTGACCTTTGCCTGGTCATGGCGCGTGGCGCTGGTCGCCGCGGGTTTGCTGGTCTTTGCGGTGATGGGGGCGCTGCTGCTGAATCGCGACAAGTTGACACTCGATGTGACGCCGCCTGGCAAGGGTGGTGCAGGCCCCGACAACTCCTTGAGCTTTCTCAGGATTCCCGCGGTGTGGATGTGCTTTGCGTTCTTCTTCTGGTACGCCATTGTGCTGAGCGTGGTGCAGGCCTTCGCACCCGAAGCTGCCCGCTATCTGCACGGCGTTCCCCTGGCGCTGGTGGCAATGTGCCTGACGATCTACATGGTGTGCAGCGCGGGCGGCATGGTGCTGGGCGGCTTTCTGGCCGCGGAACCCGCCCGTTGCGAGCGCATTGTCGGCATTGGCTTCGGGGCGGCGGCCGTCGTTGCACTGCTGCTGGCCCTGGGCAGTTTTGCCGCGTGGATGGTGCCCGTGCTGTTCGGCGCCATGGGTTTTGCATCGGGCATTGCGGCGCCTTCGCGGGATTTGCTGGTCAAGCGCTCCACGCCAGACAATGCCTCCGGCCGCGTCTACGGCGTGGTGTATGCGGGGCTCGACATTGGCCAGGCCGTCGCACCGTTGATCTTTGGCGTGATGATGGACCACGGCCAGTACCGCGGCGTGCTGCTGGGTTTGGCGCTGGTGCAGGCGGTGCTGATTGCCAACGCGTTCAATGTGCGCAAGGTGCGGCGAACTGCGCTGGCTAACGCCTGA
- a CDS encoding efflux RND transporter periplasmic adaptor subunit: MDPRAATPHTGANPPPGKRLSRRASIIGAVIAILALAGTGWLAWHLTHPSPEAGSTAAGPGGPGAPAGRRGPPATTVGVATAERASIPVILEALGTVTPQATVKVRPQVSGVMEKVLFKEGQMVKAGDLLATIDPRQFEMALMQASGQRQRDEAQLDSARVTLQRFKTLLEQDSIARQEVDTQAALVKQLEGTVVIDKASEGTARLNLGYTRVVAPISGRVGLRTVDVGNVVSSSDANGIALITQVSPIDVVFSIPQDQVGELQQSASGSAAMKVTAFDRTRSTTLDTGMFASLDNQVDTQTGTVKAKARFANSKLALFPSQFVNVQLLVRTIDNAVVVPVTALRHGSTGDYVYVVNTAERTVSLRPVQRGQATVDKIVIASGLQPGERVITEGADRLKDGAKVILPGDQPGGGGAGSTGKRQRPGGPASAPAAGASSPAAADAPAADASSPRRRRRASQAEGS, encoded by the coding sequence ATGGACCCGAGAGCCGCAACGCCGCACACCGGCGCCAATCCACCACCCGGTAAACGATTGAGCCGCCGTGCATCCATCATCGGCGCCGTGATCGCCATCCTGGCACTGGCCGGTACCGGCTGGCTGGCCTGGCACCTGACACATCCTTCGCCGGAAGCCGGCAGTACAGCGGCAGGACCTGGTGGACCAGGAGCCCCTGCCGGACGGCGTGGCCCGCCAGCCACCACCGTGGGTGTGGCCACTGCCGAGCGGGCCAGCATTCCAGTGATTCTGGAGGCGCTGGGTACCGTCACCCCGCAGGCTACCGTCAAGGTGCGCCCCCAGGTGTCCGGTGTCATGGAAAAAGTACTGTTCAAGGAAGGCCAGATGGTCAAGGCCGGCGATCTGCTGGCCACCATTGACCCGCGCCAATTTGAAATGGCGCTGATGCAGGCTTCCGGCCAGCGCCAGCGTGACGAAGCGCAGCTCGACAGCGCCCGCGTCACCCTGCAGCGCTTCAAGACCCTGCTGGAGCAGGACTCGATTGCCCGCCAGGAAGTCGACACCCAGGCCGCGCTGGTCAAGCAGCTGGAAGGCACGGTCGTCATTGACAAGGCCTCCGAGGGCACGGCCCGCCTTAACCTGGGCTACACCCGGGTGGTAGCGCCAATCAGTGGCCGGGTGGGCCTGCGCACGGTGGACGTCGGCAATGTGGTGAGCAGCAGCGACGCCAATGGCATCGCGCTGATCACCCAGGTCAGCCCGATTGACGTGGTGTTTTCCATTCCGCAGGACCAGGTCGGCGAGCTGCAGCAAAGCGCCAGCGGCAGTGCGGCCATGAAGGTCACCGCGTTCGACCGGACGCGCTCCACCACGCTGGACACCGGTATGTTTGCCTCGCTGGACAACCAGGTCGACACGCAGACCGGCACGGTCAAGGCCAAGGCGCGCTTTGCCAACAGCAAGCTGGCGCTCTTCCCCAGCCAGTTTGTCAATGTGCAGCTGCTGGTCAGGACCATTGACAACGCTGTGGTGGTGCCGGTGACGGCACTGCGCCACGGCAGCACCGGCGACTATGTGTATGTGGTCAATACCGCCGAGCGCACCGTGAGCCTGCGGCCCGTGCAGCGCGGCCAGGCCACGGTCGACAAGATAGTGATCGCATCCGGCCTGCAGCCCGGCGAGCGCGTCATCACGGAAGGCGCCGACCGCCTGAAGGACGGCGCCAAGGTGATCTTGCCCGGTGACCAGCCCGGCGGCGGCGGCGCCGGATCTACCGGCAAGCGCCAGCGGCCCGGCGGGCCTGCTTCCGCGCCGGCAGCTGGGGCCTCCAGCCCGGCGGCAGCCGATGCCCCCGCGGCCGATGCATCCAGCCCACGGCGGCGGCGCCGCGCTTCGCAAGCTGAGGGCTCATGA